The Symphalangus syndactylus isolate Jambi chromosome 11, NHGRI_mSymSyn1-v2.1_pri, whole genome shotgun sequence genome contains a region encoding:
- the LOC129493389 gene encoding putative protein FAM90A26, translating into MLARRDPKTGANRLGRAQTLQKQRRAPVAPRAPPPDEEDPRLKCKDCGAFGHTARSTRCPMKCWKAALVPQTFGKREGKENLKPWKPPVEANPGPLNKDKGEKEERPRQQDPQRKALLRIFSVKPPEKPLPNRRGSTESCDDLRVASRPMPLHTTSKRPRVDPVLTDGSATEMSDRGSVLASLSPFRKASVSYPSSLGPKERQTGAAAPIPQPAVRHQGPGPLLVVKPTHSSPEGGCREVPQAASQTHGLLQAISPQAQDRRPALTSQPCPPAATRSLGLGSNLSFRPGAKRPAQAPLQACLNFPKIPRLGPFQIPEDAIQGGELGAPDTLQPPPAATELGPSTSPQMGRRTPAQVPSIDRQPPHSRPCLPTAQACTVSRHPAASHDGAQPLRVLFRRLDNGWWSSSLLTAPSFHSPEKPGAFLAQSPHVSEKSQGPGVRVPASVLYEDLQVSSSSEDSDSDLE; encoded by the exons atgttggcccgtcgtgaccccaaaactggcgccaacagactcgggagagcccagaccctccagaagcagcggagggccccagttgcgccaagggctcccccgcccgatgaagaagatcccagg ctcaagtgcaaagactgcggggcctttggccacacggccagaagtaccaggtgccccatgaagtgctggaaggcagccctggttccacagaccttcgggaagagggaagggaaggaaaacctgaaaccgtggaagcccccggtggaggcgaacccggggcccttgaacaaggataaaggagagaaggaagagagaccaag gcagcaagacccgcagaggaaggctctcctccggatattttccgtgaaacctccagagaagccgctgccaaatcgaagaggatccacggaatcttgtgatgatctgagg gttgcaagcaggccaatgccgctccacacaaccagtaagaggccacgcgtggaccctgtcctcactgatggctcagctaccgaaatgtctgacaggggctccgtcttggcttcactgtctcccttcagaaaagccagtgtgagctaccCCTCTAGTCTTGGACCAAAGgaacgacagacaggggctgcggcccccatccctcagcctgcagtcaggcaccagggcccggggcctctcctcgtggtgaagccgacacacagcagcccggagggtggctgccgagaagttccccaggctgcctcgcaaacccacggcctgctccaggccatcagcccccaggcacaagacagacgtcccgcgctgacctcacagccctgcccaccagccgccacacgcagcttgggcctaggctccaatctcagcttcaggccaggagccaagagacctgcccaggctccgcttcaggcttgcctgaacttccccaagataccgagactgggtcccttccagatccccgaagacgccatccagggaggtgagctcggggccccggacactctccaacctccgccggccgcaaccgaacttggaccgagtacgtcgccccagatgggcaggaggacacccgcccaggtgcccagcatcgaccggcagcctccgcacagcagaccttgcctgcctactgcccaggcctgcaccgtgtcccgtcacccggCGGCCAGCCAtgacggggcccagcctctcagagtgctcttccggagactggacaatggatggtggagctccagcctcctgacagctccctcatttcactctcctgagaagccgggagccttcctcgctcagagccctcatgtctcagagaagtctcagggtcccggtgttcgtgtcccagcgagtgtcctctatgaggaccttcaggtttcctcctcctcagaggacagcgattctgacctggagtga